In a genomic window of Helianthus annuus cultivar XRQ/B chromosome 10, HanXRQr2.0-SUNRISE, whole genome shotgun sequence:
- the LOC110881817 gene encoding protein TsetseEP — protein MKHTFLLGCLLVLFFSGSICCGSVNTVEVVGLDQCAYCKENNIKTSQAFLGLKVTIWPPFPKSHPWYKRFHHIFPNPPVVLPPIPKKKSFPPPAIVKPEPKTKPKPEPKTKPKPKLEPKPKPEPKKEPKPKPEPKLDPKPKPEPKPNPKPKPKPEPKQEPKPKPEPKQEPKPKPKPKPESKPKPKPKLKPEPNLEPPDPNTKPKPNPKPKHKSKPKPKPKPKLEPKHEPKPELEPKPKPKPKIEPMPAPNPEPKPETKPCPPKILPPPIQVYNPHPKILPPIPPIH, from the exons ATGAAGCATACTTTTCTTCTTGGTTGTTTGTTGGTTTTGTTCTTTTCCGGGAGTATTTGTTGTGGCAGTGTCAATACTGTAGAGGTTGTTGGACTTGATCAATGTGCTTATTGCAAGGAGAATAATATCAAGACAAGCCAAGCATTCTTAG GGTTAAAAGTGACCATTTGGCCTCCATTCCCTAAGTCTCACCCTTGGTACAAAAGGTTTCACCACATTTTCCCTAATCCGCCTGTAGTTCTCCCTCCGATaccaaagaaaaagtcatttccACCGCCAGCTATTGTTAAGCCAGAACCAAAAACAAAACCCAAGCCAGAACCAAAAACAAAGCCCAAGCCCAAGCTAGAACCGAAACCAAAACCAGAGCCCAAGAAAGAGCCAAAACCAAAGCCAGAGCCTAAGCTAGacccaaaaccaaaaccagagCCAAAACCAAATCCAAAGCCGAAACCAAAGCCTGAGCCTAAGCAGGAGCCAAAACCAAAGCCTGAGCCCAAGCAGGAGCCGAAACCAAAGCCTAAGCCCAAGCCTGAGTCGAAACCAAAGCCTAAGCCCAAGCTAAAGCCAGAACCAAATCTTGAGCCTCCAGACCCCAACACAAAGCCGAAACCAAATCCTAAGCCCAAGCATAAGTCGAAACCAAAGCCTAAGCCCAAGCCAAAGCTAGAACCAAAACATGAGCCCAAGCCGGAGCTAGAACCAAAGCCTAAGCCTAAGCCCAAGATAGAACCAATGCCTGCACCCAATCCAGAGCCCAAGCCAGAAACAAAGCCATGTCCCCCAAAAATCTTGCCACCACCTATCCAAGTATACAACCCGCATCCAAAAATCTTACCACCAATCCCACCAATTCACTAA